The Desulfatirhabdium butyrativorans DSM 18734 genomic interval CCCCCGATACGATTACCTCCGATATGCTCATCCCGATCGACTACGGCTATCGGTCCAGCAGGGATATCCGCATCTGCATCAAACAACCCGAGTACAGCTCCGTATGCCCCATGACGGGCCTGCCCGATGTGGGCTGCATCACCATTACCTATGTGCCGGATGCGAGCATCATCGAGCTCAAATCCCTCAAGTACTACCTGCTGCAATACCGGAACGTCGGCATTTTCTACGAGCATGTGGTCAACCATATCCTGGAGGACCTGTGCAGCGTGCTCCAGCCGAAATGGATGGAAGTGACCGGAGATTTTACGCCCCGCGGGGGCATTACATCGAGTGTTACGGTCCG includes:
- the queF gene encoding preQ(1) synthase, giving the protein MATFSELRPKTTPQSPDTITSDMLIPIDYGYRSSRDIRICIKQPEYSSVCPMTGLPDVGCITITYVPDASIIELKSLKYYLLQYRNVGIFYEHVVNHILEDLCSVLQPKWMEVTGDFTPRGGITSSVTVRYERKA